Proteins encoded by one window of Panicum virgatum strain AP13 chromosome 7N, P.virgatum_v5, whole genome shotgun sequence:
- the LOC120682070 gene encoding ATP sulfurylase 2-like — MATTHLLTPPRLHHPSPSPAARLRATASLAHPLLPSRPGLAAHHSRSPSPRHHRRRRAMSVRSSLIDPDGGALVELVAPPDRLPALRAEANALPRVRLAPVDLQWAHVLAEGWASPLRGFMREAEYLQSLHFNCIRLPDGGLVNMSLPIVLAIGDADKERIGDKPDVALEGPDCGVVAILRRIEIYPHNKEERIARTWGTTAPGLPYVDEAIASAGNWLIGGDLEVLEPIKYNDGLDHYRLSPRQLRNEFDKRGADAVFAFQLRNPVHNGHALLMNDTRRRLLEMGYKNPILLLHPLGGYTKADDVPLPVRMEQHSKVLEDGVLDPETTIVSIFPSPMHYAGPTEVQWHAKARINAGANFYIVGRDPAGMGHPTEKRDLYNPDHGKMVLSMAPGLEKLNILPFKVAAYDTVAKKMAFFDPSRSQDFLFISGTKMRTFAKNGENPPDGFMCRGGWKVLVDYYNSLQAEEVTPVPV; from the exons ATGGCCACCACCCACCTCCTCACTCCTCCCCGCCTCCaccacccctccccctcccccgcggctcgcctccgcgccaccgcctcgcTCGCGCACCCGCTCCTCCCCTCCCgccccggcctcgccgcccatcACTCCCGCTCCCCGTccccgcgccaccaccgccgccgccgcgccatgtcCGTCCGCAGCTCCCTCATCGACCCGGACGGCGGGGCGCTCGTCGAGCTCGTCGCCCCGCCCGACCGCCTTCCGGCGCTGCGCGCGGAGGCGAACGCGCTCCCGCGGGTGCGCCTCGCGCCCGTCGACCTCCAGTGGGCGCACGTGCTCGCCGAGGGGTGGGCCAGCCCGCTGCGCGGGTTCATGCGGGAGGCCGAGTACCTGCAGAGCCTCCACTTCAACTGCATCCGCCTCCCCGACGGGGGCCTCGTCAACATGTCGCTCCCCATCGTGCTCGCCATCGGGGACGCCGACAAGGAGCGGATCGGGGATAAGCCTGACGTCGCCTTAGAAGGGCCCGACTGCGGCGTCGTCGCCATCCTGCGCAG AATCGAAATATACCCCCATAATAAAGAAGAAAGAATCGCAAGAACATGGGGTACAACTGCACCTGGTTTACCCTATGTTGATGAGGCTATTGCGTCAGCTGGGAACTGGCTGATTGGTGGTGATCTGGAGGTGTTGGAACCCATCAAATACAATGATGGTCTTGATCACTACAGACTTTCACCTCGGCAACTCAGGAATGAGTTCGACAAGAGGGGGGCTGATGCTGTGTTTGCCTTCCAATTGAGAAATCCAGTACATAATGGTCATGCACTGTTGATGAATGACACTAGAAGGCGTCTCTTGGAAATGGGCTACAAGAATCCCATCCTACTACTACATCCATTAGGTGGATATACGAAAGCTGATGATGTCCCACTGCCTGTTAGAATGGAACAACACAGCAAG GTCTTAGAAGATGGAGTCCTTGATCCTGAGACTACTATAGTGTCTATATTTCCCTCTCCAATGCATTATGCTGGCCCAACAGAAGTTCAGTGGCATGCAAAAGCACGGATTAATGCTGGTGCCAATTTCTACATAGTAGGCCGTGATCCTGCTGGGATGGGCCATCCCACAGAAAAGAGGGATTTGTACAACCCGGACCATGGAAAGATGGTCTTGAGCATGGCTCCAGGTTTAGAGAAACTCAACATACTGCCCTTCAAG GTAGCAGCTTATGATACTGTGGCAAAGAAGATGGCCTTCTTTGATCCTTCACGCAGTCAAGATTTTCTGTTCATCTCAGGAACAAAG